From the Nocardiopsis changdeensis genome, one window contains:
- a CDS encoding alpha/beta fold hydrolase, protein MRHLTRPQGRIAYDLYGADHTDGTLVVCVPGMFDHRASFRFVGEALAAAGHRVAVMDLRGHGDSDATFDDHTNRAAATDAIALAEELGGRDVVMVGTSMGGAAVTIAALERPDLVAGIVPMAAFLRAGKPNVFMRAALRLMLLRPWGPRLLTGFYDGLHKGRTPQGHREQLDRVLAMLRPADRFRAVRDTVNAPNEEVLAAEGLRARAVVVGGELDPDWADPAAEAAWVGSVVGGRVVMLPECGHYPQSQRPDLVVPVLEELIAQVRADA, encoded by the coding sequence GTGCGACACCTCACCCGGCCCCAGGGGCGGATCGCGTACGACCTGTACGGGGCGGACCACACCGACGGCACCCTGGTGGTCTGCGTGCCCGGGATGTTCGACCACCGCGCGTCCTTCCGGTTCGTGGGCGAGGCCCTGGCCGCGGCCGGGCACCGGGTCGCCGTCATGGACCTGCGCGGGCACGGGGACAGCGACGCGACCTTCGACGACCACACCAACCGGGCCGCGGCCACGGACGCCATCGCGCTGGCCGAGGAGCTGGGCGGGCGGGACGTCGTCATGGTCGGCACCTCGATGGGCGGCGCCGCCGTGACCATCGCCGCACTGGAGCGCCCCGACCTGGTGGCCGGCATCGTTCCCATGGCCGCCTTCCTGCGCGCCGGGAAGCCGAACGTGTTCATGCGGGCCGCCCTGCGGCTGATGCTGCTGCGCCCCTGGGGACCGCGGCTGCTGACCGGCTTCTACGACGGCCTGCACAAGGGCCGCACGCCGCAGGGGCACCGGGAGCAGCTGGACCGGGTCCTGGCGATGCTGCGCCCCGCCGACCGGTTCCGCGCGGTGCGCGACACCGTGAACGCGCCGAACGAGGAGGTCCTGGCCGCGGAGGGCCTGCGCGCCCGGGCCGTGGTCGTCGGCGGCGAGCTGGACCCCGACTGGGCGGACCCGGCGGCGGAGGCCGCCTGGGTGGGCTCGGTCGTCGGCGGCCGGGTGGTGATGCTGCCCGAGTGCGGCCACTACCCCCAGAGCCAGCGGCCCGACCTGGTCGTGCCGGTGCTGGAGGAGCTGATCGCGCAGGTGCGCGCCGATGCCTAG